The following coding sequences are from one Humulus lupulus chromosome X, drHumLupu1.1, whole genome shotgun sequence window:
- the LOC133804480 gene encoding uncharacterized protein LOC133804480: MDTDSREIDNVKTEKDNAMRKYDRQRKFKWIFEACAALLVLMQSSTWLPVAVDFIGDMLREIISVFRSHVFIFFLLNAILLAVYVLSGRITWTNDAGSGANLYDEFVTNSELSRRTPAEEESSPPPPAPERTIRVVEEEKCHSENVASTTTSVCGVGNRNDSKPNGSVLRRTEEEKVLVVVKKKSYKRTQSARLEGKKLIDQSQREFRRSCTDICRKLTSSGENEAEESSEVSRLSNEEFNQTIEAFIATQKWIQRQEYKEERKTEHYMTLAICQ; this comes from the coding sequence ATGGATACGGACTCTCGCGAAATTGATAACGTCAAGACTGAGAAAGATAACGCTATGAGAAAGTACGATCGCCAAAGAAAGTTCAAGTGGATTTTCGAAGCGTGCGCCGCCCTCCTTGTCCTCATGCAATCATCCACTTGGCTTCCAGTCGCCGTCGATTTTATCGGAGATATGCTTCGGGAGATCATCTCCGTCTTCAGAAGCCATGTCTTCATTTTTTTCCTCCTCAACGCTATACTTCTCGCCGTTTATGTTCTCTCCGGCCGAATCACCTGGACGAACGACGCCGGATCGGGTGCCAACTTGTACGACGAATTCGTCACCAACAGCGAGTTGAGCCGGAGAACCCCAGCCGAAGAGGAATCTTCTCCTCCCCCTCCGGCGCCGGAACGTACTATCCGCGTCGTCGAAGAAGAAAAGTGTCACTCCGAAAATGTCGCTTCGACAACCACTTCGGTTTGTGGTGTCGGTAACCGAAACGACTCGAAACCAAATGGCTCGGTTCTTCGTCGTACGGAAGAAGAAAAGGTGTTGGTGGTGGTGAAGAAGAAGAGTTACAAAAGGACTCAGTCGGCGAGACTCGAAGGGAAGAAGCTGATCGATCAGTCTCAGAGGGAGTTCCGACGGTCTTGCACGGACATCTGCAGGAAATTAACAAGTTCCGGCGAAAATGAAGCGGAGGAATCGAGCGAGGTGAGTCGGTTGAGCAATGAAGAGTTTAATCAGACCATTGAGGCATTCATTGCAACTCAAAAATGGATTCAAAGGCAGGAATACAAGGAAGAGCGGAAAACAGAGCACTACATGACTTTGGCCATTTGCCAGTGA